One stretch of Cedecea neteri DNA includes these proteins:
- the hflX gene encoding ribosome rescue GTPase HflX — MFDRYDAGEQAVLVHIYFSQDKDMEDLAEFESLVSSAGVEALQVVTGSRKSPHPKYFVGEGKAVEIAEAVKATGASVVLFDHALSPAQERNLEALCECRVIDRTGLILDIFAQRARTHEGKLQVELAQLRHLATRLVRGWTHLERQKGGIGLRGPGETQLETDRRLLRNRIMLILSRLARVEKQREQGRRSRNKADVPTISLVGYTNAGKSTLFNRITAADVYAADQLFATLDPTLRRIDVADVGETVLADTVGFIRHLPHDLVAAFKATLQETRQATLLLHVIDAADFRIQENIAAVDTVLEEIEADEIPTLLVMNKIDALDEFEPRIDRNDENVPIRVWLSAQTGAGVPLLFQALTERLSGEIAQHTLRLPPQAGRLRSRFYQLQAIEKEWTEEDGCVGLEVRMPIVDWRRLCKQEPALADYIV; from the coding sequence TTGTTTGACCGTTATGATGCCGGTGAGCAGGCGGTGCTGGTTCACATCTATTTTTCGCAAGACAAAGACATGGAGGACCTCGCGGAGTTTGAATCCCTGGTCTCTTCAGCCGGTGTCGAAGCACTACAGGTGGTAACCGGTAGCCGCAAATCCCCGCACCCAAAGTATTTCGTTGGTGAAGGCAAAGCCGTTGAGATTGCCGAGGCTGTTAAAGCCACTGGTGCGTCGGTTGTGCTGTTTGATCATGCGTTATCCCCCGCCCAGGAACGTAACCTGGAAGCTCTGTGCGAGTGCCGTGTTATCGATCGCACCGGGTTAATTTTAGATATTTTTGCCCAACGTGCACGTACCCATGAAGGTAAATTGCAGGTTGAGCTGGCCCAGCTCCGCCATCTGGCTACTCGCCTCGTGCGCGGCTGGACCCACCTTGAGCGCCAGAAAGGCGGGATTGGTTTACGTGGCCCGGGTGAAACCCAACTCGAGACGGACCGTCGCCTGTTACGCAACCGTATTATGCTGATTCTCTCGCGCTTAGCGCGCGTAGAGAAACAGCGCGAGCAGGGACGTCGTTCACGTAATAAAGCAGATGTGCCGACGATTTCATTGGTGGGCTACACCAACGCCGGTAAATCCACGCTATTTAACAGAATTACCGCGGCCGATGTTTATGCCGCGGATCAGCTATTTGCCACACTCGATCCTACACTGCGCCGTATTGACGTCGCCGACGTGGGCGAAACCGTGCTGGCAGATACTGTCGGTTTTATTCGCCACCTGCCGCATGATTTGGTAGCAGCGTTTAAAGCCACTTTGCAGGAGACTCGTCAGGCCACGCTGTTGCTACACGTGATTGACGCGGCCGACTTCCGGATACAGGAAAACATTGCAGCAGTCGATACCGTACTGGAAGAGATTGAGGCGGATGAAATCCCAACTCTGTTGGTCATGAATAAAATCGATGCGCTGGATGAGTTTGAACCGCGTATCGACAGAAACGACGAGAATGTGCCGATCCGCGTCTGGCTTTCCGCCCAGACCGGTGCCGGTGTGCCACTGCTTTTCCAGGCTCTGACAGAACGTTTGTCTGGTGAAATTGCGCAGCATACGCTGCGTTTACCCCCTCAGGCAGGGCGTTTACGGAGCCGTTTTTATCAGCTTCAGGCAATAGAAAAAGAGTGGACAGAGGAAGACGGCTGCGTGGGATTAGAAGTCCGTATGCCTATCGTGGACTGGCGTCGCCTTTGTAAACAAGAACCGGCACTCGCGGATTACATCGTTTAG
- the miaA gene encoding tRNA (adenosine(37)-N6)-dimethylallyltransferase MiaA, producing the protein MTEDKKQPQAIFLMGPTASGKTALAINLRKTLPVELISVDSALIYRGMDVGTAKPTEQEQALAPHRLLDLLDPAQAYSAADFRRDALAEMAEITAAGRIPLLVGGTMLYFKALLEGLSPLPSADPEVRAKIEQQAAEQGWDALHRQLEQIDPVAAARIHPNDPQRLSRALEVFFISGKTLTELTQTSGEALPYQVHQFAIAPASRELLHQRIEQRFHQMLASGFEAEVRALFARGDLHTEMPSIRCVGYRQMWSYLAGETSYDEMVYRGICATRQLAKRQMTWLRGWEGVHWLDSEKPEQAYSEVLQVVSAKHG; encoded by the coding sequence ATGACTGAAGATAAAAAACAGCCACAGGCAATTTTTTTAATGGGGCCCACGGCCTCAGGTAAGACGGCACTTGCCATTAATTTGCGTAAAACTTTGCCGGTAGAGTTGATAAGCGTGGATTCGGCCCTCATCTATCGAGGGATGGATGTAGGTACCGCTAAGCCAACGGAACAAGAGCAAGCCCTGGCGCCGCACAGGCTGCTGGACCTGCTTGACCCGGCTCAGGCGTACTCTGCGGCAGATTTTCGTCGCGACGCGCTGGCCGAGATGGCTGAAATTACCGCCGCCGGGCGTATTCCGCTGCTGGTCGGCGGCACAATGCTCTATTTTAAAGCGCTGTTAGAGGGGCTTTCGCCGCTCCCGTCGGCGGACCCGGAAGTCAGGGCAAAGATAGAGCAACAGGCGGCAGAGCAAGGATGGGATGCGTTGCATCGTCAACTGGAACAGATTGATCCCGTTGCCGCTGCCCGGATTCATCCAAATGATCCGCAAAGGCTTTCCCGGGCACTGGAAGTTTTTTTCATTTCGGGTAAAACTTTAACGGAACTGACGCAAACGTCAGGAGAAGCTCTGCCGTATCAGGTGCATCAGTTCGCCATCGCCCCGGCGAGCCGTGAACTGCTCCATCAGCGAATTGAGCAGCGTTTTCATCAGATGTTGGCTTCAGGTTTTGAAGCAGAAGTGCGGGCGCTTTTTGCTCGCGGAGATTTGCATACGGAGATGCCTTCCATCCGTTGCGTGGGTTACCGCCAGATGTGGTCTTATTTGGCCGGTGAAACTTCATACGATGAGATGGTTTATCGAGGTATTTGCGCGACGCGTCAGTTGGCTAAGCGCCAGATGACCTGGCTGCGTGGCTGGGAAGGGGTTCACTGGTTAGACAGTGAAAAACCGGAACAGGCATACAGCGAAGTGCTACAGGTTGTTAGTGCTAAGCATGGGTGA
- the hfq gene encoding RNA chaperone Hfq — protein MAKGQSLQDPFLNALRRERVPVSIYLVNGIKLQGQIESFDQFVILLKNTVSQMVYKHAISTVVPSRPVSHHSNNTGTGGSGGYHHGGSAQAGSATQQDSEETE, from the coding sequence ATGGCTAAGGGGCAATCTTTACAAGATCCGTTCTTGAACGCACTGCGTCGTGAACGTGTTCCAGTTTCTATTTATTTGGTGAATGGTATTAAGCTGCAAGGGCAAATTGAGTCTTTCGATCAGTTCGTGATCCTGTTGAAAAACACGGTCAGCCAGATGGTCTATAAGCACGCGATTTCTACCGTTGTTCCGTCTCGTCCGGTTTCTCATCATAGCAATAACACCGGCACCGGCGGTTCTGGCGGCTACCATCACGGCGGCAGCGCGCAGGCTGGTTCTGCGACGCAACAAGACAGCGAAGAAACCGAATAA